The stretch of DNA CAGCTCTTCTCCTGGAGACGGGCGTCGAGGTACTTGAGCGCCTCGCCGACCGTCCGGAGCTTCTCGGCGTCCTCGTCGGGGATGTCGACCTCGAACTTGTCTTCGAAGTCCATCACCAGCTCGACCTGGTCGAGCGAGTCCGCACCGAGATCGTCGATGAACGACGACTCGTCCTTGATCTGCTCCGAGTTCACACCGAGCTTGTCCTCGATGATCTTGTACACCTCGGCCTTGATATCCGACACGTCGGCTCCTCCGTTGACGTGCTGACAGAACACGGCCCCGACACCCCGGAATGGGCGTCAGGCCATCACCATGCCCCCGTCGCAGTTGAT from Candidatus Krumholzibacteriia bacterium encodes:
- a CDS encoding acyl carrier protein is translated as MSDIKAEVYKIIEDKLGVNSEQIKDESSFIDDLGADSLDQVELVMDFEDKFEVDIPDEDAEKLRTVGEALKYLDARLQEKS